One Chaetodon trifascialis isolate fChaTrf1 chromosome 21, fChaTrf1.hap1, whole genome shotgun sequence genomic window carries:
- the LOC139349784 gene encoding GTPase IMAP family member 8-like, which produces MKKGTSVKELNVVLVGSNSSRKYLVGNIILGKLAFDQGDVTFSCERGEGEVCGRKVTLVKAPGWLRGYDLCNTPQLFKTEATLCVPPGLHAFILVINAEQPFKNVYKKATKEHLQHFFGDKVWDHTTVVFSHRGHLGHKTIEDYIRKEGTPLQSLLQACGNRYHVLCDDGTDSEVKVKELFEKIDAMVAENGCYESDSTLMQNAELEKQEVEKKAEELHLQSQQQRKKLRSLITEPTLNLRILMVGWVFSGKSASGNNILSAEVFQSGDRTVHSLKQRSKVMQRDVVIVDTPGWWKFFPAAFTPFHLKSEILKGVSMCSPSPNVILLAVPLDTSFTDEQRRITEDNMRLLGQSVWRHVIVLFTFGDTLGDKTIEQHIESEGKPLRWLIEKCGNRYHVLNNRSAADDQVRELLEKMEEMVAGNSSFYLIAYPDADDPQPQEDRSDEQTEDKHESTKEITEQLTIEWDRKNWEKHHGVKTVKGSMSLPPLLSDDERNSEGSEGEEQQMEHQHQDAQFQTSFGFAAESEEDAGSGPLNKWRKLLEREWSRREVAMEQACWRHFYDPEYAATSEPDNNQLLKSREKVAMWMETQQKTSGYGTASNTSYISEQENINERRSTLRSYEDGHVRARFMSF; this is translated from the exons ATGAAGAAAGGCACATCTGTCAAAG agCTCAATGTTGTGCTTGTGGGATCAAACAGCTCCCGAAAATATCTGGTTGGAAACATCATCCTgggaaaactggcttttgaTCAAGGAGATGTAACATTCAGTtgtgagaggggagagggagaagtgTGCGGGCGCAAAGTCACGTTGGTCAAAGCCCCCGGGTGGCTGCGGGGATATGACCTCTGCAACACACCTCAGCTTTTCAAGACAGAAGCAACTCTGTGCGTCCCACCTGGACTGCATGCTTTCATCCTGGTCATTAATGCTGAGCAGCCGTTCAAGAACGTGTACAAGAAGGCAACGAAGGAGCACTTGCAACACTTTTTTGGTGACAAGGTGTGGGATCACACGACAGTAGTCTTCAGCCACAGAGGCCATCTGGGCCACAAAACCATCGAGGATTACATCAGGAAGGAAGGGACGCCTCTCCAGTCGCTTCTTCAGGCCTGCGGTAACAGATACCACGTTCTCTGCGATGATGGCACAGACAGCGAGGTGAAAGTCAAAGAACTGTTTGAGAAGATTGACGCCATGGTGGCAGAAAATGGCTGCTATGAAAGCGACAGCACACTGATGCAAAATGCTGAGTTGGagaagcaggaagtggaaaaaaaagctgaggAGTTACACCTGCAGTCACAGCAACAAAGGAAAAAACTCAGGAGTCTCATAACAG AGCCAACACTCAACCTGAGAATCTTGATGGTCGGGTGGGTGTTTTCCGGGAAAAGCGCCTCCGGGAACAATATTTTGAGCGCTGAGGTGTTTCAGTCTGGGGACAGAACAGTGCATTCGTTAAAGCAAAGGAGTAAGGTGATGCAAAGAGACGTCGTCATCGTGGACACTCCTGGATGGTGGAAATTCTTCCCAGCGGCGTTCACTCCTTTTCATTTGAAGTCTGAGATTTTAAAAGGGGTTTCCATGTGCTCACCATCGCCAAATGTCATTTTGCTGGCTGTGCCGCTCGACACATCGTTTACCGATGAGCAAAGACGAATCACAGAGGACAACATGAGGCTACTTGGACAGAGTGTGTGGAGACATGTTATCGTGCTGTTCACATTTGGGGACACTTTAGGAGACAAAACGATTGAGCAACATATTGAAAGTGAAGGAAAGCCACTCCGCTGGCTCATTGAGAAATGTGGAAACAGGTATCATGTCCTGAACAACAGGAGTGCAGCTGACGACCAGGTAagagagctgctggagaagatggaggagatggTGGCAGGAAACAGCTCTTTTTACCTCATTGCCTACCCTGATGCAGATGATCCACAACCTCAGGAAGACAGAAGTGACGAACAAactgaagacaaacatgaaagCACCAAAGAGATCACAGAGCAACTTACCATCGAATGGGATCGAAAGAATTGGGAAAAACACCATGGTGTCAAAACTGTCAAAGGAAGTATGTCATTACCACCATTGT TGAGTGACGATGAGAGAAACTCTGAGGGTTCAGAAGGAGAAGAACAACAAATGGAGCACCAACATCAAGATGCCCAGTTTCAGACAAGTTTTGGTTTTGCAGCAGAAAGTGAAGAAGATGCAGGATCTGGCCCTTTGAACAAATGGAGGaaactgctggagagagagtgGAGCAGACGAGAGGTGGCCATGGAGCAGGCCTGTTGGAGACATTTCTACGATCCCGAATATGCAG CCACCTCTGAGCCAGACAACAATCAGCTGTTGAAATCGAGAGAAAAAGTGGCAATGTGGATGGAAACCCAACAAAAAACATCTGGGTATGGGACAGCCTCCAACACCAGCTATATATCAGAGCAAGAGAATATAAATGAAAGAAGAAGCACTTTAAGAAGTTATGAAGATGGGCATGTGCGAGCTCGGTTCATGTCGTTCTAA